The Ruminococcus bovis genome includes a region encoding these proteins:
- a CDS encoding transketolase family protein translates to MEKVTKATRESFGEALCELAKTDEDIVVLDADLSAATKTSIFQKQYPERFINCGIAESNMIGVAAGLAAAGKKPFAASFAMFSTGRAFEQIRNSVAYPNLNVKIAGSHAGISTGEDGATHQCLEDIGIMRTIPNMVILNPADHWEMMAATKAALEHNGPVYIRLGRLAIDSFNDPENYKFELGKGITLHEGNDVTVIATGLVVNEARKAVEALEKEGINARLINIHTIKPIDKDIIIKAAQETGKIITVEEHNVMGGLADAVCEVTSQYCPVPVTRIGVNDRFGYSGPAWELLEIFGLTETNIKKVITQVVNS, encoded by the coding sequence GTGGAAAAAGTAACTAAGGCAACTAGAGAAAGTTTTGGCGAAGCACTTTGTGAACTAGCAAAAACTGATGAAGATATTGTTGTACTAGACGCTGACCTTTCAGCAGCAACAAAGACAAGTATTTTCCAGAAGCAGTATCCTGAAAGATTTATCAACTGTGGTATTGCAGAAAGCAATATGATTGGCGTTGCAGCAGGTCTTGCAGCAGCCGGCAAAAAGCCATTTGCAGCATCTTTTGCAATGTTCTCAACAGGTAGAGCATTTGAACAGATTAGAAACTCTGTTGCATATCCTAACCTAAATGTTAAGATTGCCGGTTCTCATGCAGGTATCTCAACAGGTGAAGACGGTGCAACTCACCAGTGCCTAGAAGACATTGGTATTATGAGAACTATCCCTAATATGGTAATTCTTAACCCTGCTGACCATTGGGAAATGATGGCAGCAACAAAGGCTGCTCTTGAACACAATGGTCCTGTTTATATCAGACTTGGCAGACTTGCTATTGATTCATTTAACGATCCGGAAAATTATAAATTTGAACTTGGTAAGGGTATCACTCTACACGAAGGTAACGATGTTACTGTTATTGCTACAGGTCTTGTAGTTAACGAGGCTAGAAAGGCAGTAGAGGCTCTTGAAAAAGAAGGTATCAATGCAAGATTAATTAATATCCACACAATCAAGCCAATTGATAAGGATATTATTATTAAGGCAGCTCAGGAAACAGGTAAGATTATTACAGTTGAAGAACACAATGTTATGGGTGGTCTTGCTGATGCAGTTTGTGAAGTTACATCTCAGTATTGTCCTGTTCCTGTAACAAGAATTGGTGTTAACGATAGATTCGGTTACTCAGGTCCTGCTTGGGAACTATTGGAAATCTTTGGCCTAACAGAAACAAACATTAAGAAAGTTATTACTCAGGTAGTAAATAGCTAA
- a CDS encoding asparaginase, which produces MKIKVILTGGTVGSEKVNGVVKNNKDSNIASMWKEKFNSNIDFDVVNLYSILSENIKTENIEMLFAELRKDYSDYKGIIITHGSDTLSYTSAFVSIFCKDYKIPVVLTGADKVLSDPTSNGYSNFTTSVEIIMDNRVGVWTVFDSIFSADTVMEADYFSDKFRTGNSPLTMIKCSKNITFNNKVAIIKMYPFIDFGMINFDDNTKACLLVGYHSGTADENAVDTLLSKCKEKNIPLYLQGLNKESALYDSSNNLQEKGVNLVYNSTPEYAYATLMIKVNS; this is translated from the coding sequence ATGAAGATAAAGGTTATCCTTACCGGTGGTACAGTTGGTAGCGAAAAGGTTAATGGTGTTGTAAAGAATAATAAAGACTCTAACATAGCTTCAATGTGGAAAGAAAAGTTTAATTCCAATATTGATTTTGATGTTGTAAATCTTTATTCTATACTTTCTGAAAATATTAAAACTGAGAATATAGAAATGCTTTTTGCAGAACTAAGGAAAGATTATAGTGACTACAAGGGAATTATTATTACTCACGGTAGTGATACACTTTCTTATACCTCAGCATTTGTATCTATATTTTGTAAAGATTATAAAATTCCTGTTGTACTTACAGGTGCAGATAAAGTCCTCAGTGACCCTACAAGCAATGGTTATAGTAACTTTACAACTTCAGTTGAAATAATAATGGACAATAGAGTAGGGGTGTGGACTGTATTTGACAGCATCTTTAGTGCCGATACTGTTATGGAGGCTGATTATTTTTCCGATAAATTCAGAACCGGTAACAGTCCTTTAACTATGATAAAATGCAGTAAAAATATTACATTTAATAATAAAGTAGCTATCATAAAAATGTACCCATTTATAGACTTTGGTATGATTAACTTTGATGATAATACAAAGGCTTGTTTGCTTGTTGGGTATCATAGTGGTACTGCTGATGAAAATGCAGTTGATACATTACTGAGTAAGTGTAAAGAAAAGAATATTCCACTTTACTTGCAAGGACTGAATAAAGAAAGTGCCTTGTATGACTCATCAAATAATCTTCAAGAAAAAGGTGTTAACCTAGTTTATAACTCCACCCCTGAATATGCATACGCAACACTTATGATAAAAGTAAATAGCTAA
- a CDS encoding FkbM family methyltransferase: MINTLLKEKSVWEKLMVTRKPIILYGMGDGADRVLQEFELLNIHASGVMASDDFVRGQSFHKFTVKTLAQIKEEFKDFIILITFGTHIPEVMANIKALEKEYEVMIPSVPVAGECIFNRSYLVRNGEEIMNAYNLMADEESKEVFKNMCYFEYTGELKYLYAMESSKDDAFKILNLNSEEDYLDLGAYRGDTIDEFLKYTCNHYHSITALEPEPKTFKKLVEAKGDLENTTLLNKAVWSFDTELEFRADMGRGSLIKNNGGLLAETVSIDSLAEDTKFTYIKMDVEGVEFVALSGGMTLMAEHKPKLNIACYHRCCDIYRLPAVIHRANPNYKIYMRHHPYIPCWDTNLYCI; the protein is encoded by the coding sequence ATGATAAATACATTGTTGAAAGAAAAATCTGTATGGGAAAAACTTATGGTTACCAGAAAGCCGATTATACTTTACGGTATGGGTGATGGTGCTGATAGAGTTTTACAAGAATTTGAACTGCTAAATATTCACGCAAGTGGTGTTATGGCATCTGATGACTTTGTAAGAGGTCAAAGTTTTCACAAATTTACAGTAAAGACACTTGCACAGATAAAGGAAGAATTTAAGGACTTTATTATTCTTATTACTTTTGGCACACACATTCCGGAAGTTATGGCTAACATTAAGGCATTGGAAAAGGAATATGAAGTTATGATTCCCAGTGTACCGGTAGCCGGTGAATGTATTTTCAACAGAAGTTATCTTGTTAGAAACGGTGAAGAAATAATGAATGCTTACAACCTTATGGCTGATGAAGAGTCAAAGGAAGTATTCAAGAATATGTGCTACTTTGAATATACAGGCGAATTAAAGTACCTTTATGCTATGGAAAGTAGCAAAGATGATGCATTTAAAATTCTTAACCTAAATTCTGAAGAAGATTATCTTGACCTTGGTGCTTATCGTGGTGACACTATTGATGAGTTTCTAAAATACACTTGCAACCACTATCACTCAATTACTGCTCTAGAACCTGAACCAAAAACTTTTAAAAAGTTAGTAGAGGCTAAAGGTGACTTAGAAAATACAACATTGCTAAATAAGGCAGTATGGAGCTTTGACACAGAACTTGAATTTAGAGCAGATATGGGCAGAGGTTCACTTATCAAAAACAATGGTGGACTACTTGCAGAAACTGTCAGCATTGATTCTTTGGCAGAGGACACAAAGTTCACTTACATAAAAATGGATGTTGAGGGTGTTGAGTTTGTGGCACTTTCAGGTGGTATGACATTAATGGCTGAACATAAGCCAAAGCTAAACATTGCTTGTTATCACAGATGTTGCGATATTTACAGGCTACCTGCCGTTATCCATAGAGCCAACCCTAACTACAAAATATATATGCGACACCATCCATATATCCCATGTTGGGACACAAACTTATATTGTATATAA
- a CDS encoding ComEC/Rec2 family competence protein: MKSKGTILLVLCLLITTVTCGCDVSDNTQVSYSGLTVSFIDIGQGDSILLQCKDESMLIDAGENDKGDTVVNYLESHNATKLKYAVGTHPHSDHIGGMDTVLKNIQTDTLICPKVTYNTKTWKDVETEAKSKNTKIEYANAGESYTLGDATFTIISPKKNHIYSDCNNYSVVIKAEYGENSFLFTGDAEKLVEDEILESNYDIKADVLKVGHHGSSTSTSEKFLNKVSPKYAVISCGVNNEYGHPHKETLEKLKERNIKTYRTDLEGTVVAQSDGKEISFATEKNNSSNIKTETYTTKGNKGTTISKEKFIGNKNSKKFHKPNCDSVYAMSDKNKVYFDNRKDALYEGYTPCKSCNP, from the coding sequence TTGAAAAGTAAAGGGACTATATTATTAGTCCTTTGTTTACTTATTACAACAGTTACTTGTGGTTGTGATGTAAGCGACAATACACAAGTAAGTTATAGTGGACTGACAGTAAGTTTCATTGATATTGGTCAAGGTGACAGCATATTATTACAATGTAAAGATGAGTCTATGCTGATAGATGCCGGTGAAAATGACAAAGGTGATACAGTAGTAAATTACCTTGAAAGTCACAATGCCACCAAGCTAAAATATGCAGTTGGCACTCACCCACATTCTGATCATATTGGTGGTATGGATACTGTGCTGAAAAATATTCAGACAGATACCCTAATTTGTCCTAAGGTTACATACAACACTAAAACTTGGAAAGATGTTGAAACCGAGGCTAAAAGTAAAAACACTAAGATTGAATATGCCAATGCCGGTGAAAGTTACACTTTAGGTGATGCTACATTTACAATTATCTCACCTAAGAAAAATCACATTTACAGTGACTGCAACAACTACTCAGTAGTTATTAAAGCCGAATATGGGGAAAATTCTTTCCTATTTACAGGAGACGCTGAAAAGTTAGTTGAGGATGAGATTCTGGAAAGTAATTATGACATAAAAGCTGATGTACTAAAGGTAGGACATCATGGCAGTTCAACCAGTACCAGTGAGAAATTCTTAAACAAAGTTTCTCCAAAATATGCAGTAATCAGTTGTGGTGTAAATAATGAATACGGTCATCCACATAAGGAAACTTTAGAAAAGTTAAAGGAAAGAAATATTAAAACTTACAGAACCGATTTAGAGGGTACTGTTGTTGCTCAAAGTGATGGTAAAGAAATCAGTTTTGCTACTGAAAAGAATAACAGTAGCAACATAAAAACCGAAACTTATACCACTAAAGGAAATAAAGGAACTACAATATCTAAAGAAAAATTTATAGGGAATAAAAACAGCAAAAAGTTTCACAAACCTAATTGTGACTCAGTTTATGCAATGAGTGATAAAAACAAAGTTTATTTTGATAATCGCAAGGATGCATTATATGAGGGATACACACCTTGTAAAAGTTGCAATCCTTAA
- a CDS encoding ABC transporter ATP-binding protein — protein MAILELEKVSYAYDSKKVIVLDNLDYTFENGKIYAITGRSGAGKTTLLSLLSGLTNPTSGKILYKGQDIKKQDKYKYRSNCVGVIFQSFNLLTNLTALENVMLSMDISGKKFTDKKQYALDLLYKVGLTDDEINRHILKLSGGQQQRVAIARALSYNPEIILADEPTGNLDLETQDEIMDIFKMLAHKENRCIILVTHSPDVAKQSDINYQLQPFRKNTPKK, from the coding sequence ATGGCAATACTTGAATTAGAAAAAGTAAGTTATGCTTACGACAGTAAAAAGGTTATTGTTCTGGATAACCTTGACTATACATTTGAAAATGGCAAAATCTACGCTATAACAGGTAGGAGTGGTGCAGGTAAAACTACACTGCTCTCCCTACTTAGTGGGTTAACCAACCCAACAAGTGGCAAAATCTTATATAAAGGTCAAGACATAAAAAAGCAAGATAAATACAAATACAGAAGTAACTGTGTGGGTGTTATCTTCCAAAGTTTCAACCTACTTACTAACCTCACTGCACTTGAAAATGTAATGCTTTCTATGGATATTTCAGGAAAGAAATTTACCGACAAAAAGCAATATGCTCTTGACCTTTTATATAAAGTAGGACTGACTGATGATGAGATTAACCGTCACATACTTAAACTTTCCGGTGGTCAACAACAGAGAGTAGCTATTGCTAGGGCATTATCCTATAATCCGGAAATCATCTTAGCTGATGAACCTACCGGTAATCTTGACCTTGAAACTCAGGATGAGATTATGGATATTTTCAAAATGCTTGCACATAAAGAAAACAGATGTATTATTCTTGTGACACATTCTCCTGATGTAGCTAAACAAAGTGACATTAACTATCAGCTACAGCCATTTAGGAAGAATACACCTAAAAAATAA
- a CDS encoding ABC transporter permease, translated as MYVIKNALRNIIRNKGRNILIMIIALVIALSACIALSIRQSAESTRESTLSDMEITANISVDRSKMMKNATSSSSDSSSNKENMKSALQNTKDLSIDELEKYAKCKSVKDFYYTQSASLDASGSLEAVDTSSNTDSSSSSSDSSSSKSSSSDSKNSTDNNGNTPPDMQGNNGGQGGPEMKGGMGSQGDFTVIGYSSESAMTDFIDGTSKITDGSMFDINSSDKKCLISSELATLNSLEVGDTIKLQNPNDEDETITFTISGIYTKSDSSSSSENMMGFNASNDPANQIYTSYKCLSSIITKSEKNASTSTDSTTGMKMSSAIRGQVNGTYVFSSVDDYNSFQKEAKKAGLSSDYTIQSQDLTEYENSLVPLENLSSFAGWFLLIVLIIGAIILIVFNMFNIRNRKYEIGVLTAIGMKKWKVALQFLTETFIVTFVAIILGAIIGACTSVPITNALLENQVTSSQTQQTQVEQNFGRGSDTQNNNSNSSDNNSSQDNKPSDNGQDKGNPPSGGFMGQASNYISSVSSATDLMVVLELILLGLGLTIVSSLTSVIFVMRYEPLKILSQRD; from the coding sequence TTGTACGTAATTAAAAACGCTTTGCGTAACATTATTAGAAATAAGGGTAGAAATATCTTGATAATGATAATTGCCCTTGTAATTGCTCTTTCAGCCTGTATTGCACTATCAATTAGACAATCAGCCGAAAGCACCAGAGAATCTACTTTGTCAGATATGGAGATAACGGCAAATATCTCAGTTGACAGAAGTAAGATGATGAAAAATGCTACCAGTAGTAGTTCGGACAGTAGTAGCAACAAAGAAAATATGAAGTCAGCTTTACAAAACACAAAGGACCTTTCCATTGATGAACTTGAAAAGTATGCTAAATGCAAAAGTGTAAAGGATTTCTACTACACACAATCAGCCTCATTAGATGCTAGTGGTAGCCTTGAAGCAGTTGACACAAGTAGCAATACTGATAGCTCAAGTAGTTCAAGTGACAGTTCATCAAGTAAATCTTCAAGTTCAGACAGTAAAAATTCTACCGATAACAACGGTAACACACCACCTGATATGCAAGGTAATAACGGTGGTCAAGGTGGACCTGAAATGAAAGGTGGTATGGGTTCACAAGGTGATTTTACTGTAATAGGTTATAGCAGTGAAAGTGCTATGACAGACTTTATTGACGGCACATCAAAAATCACAGACGGTAGTATGTTCGACATTAATTCATCAGACAAAAAGTGTTTAATCAGCAGTGAACTTGCTACTCTTAACTCACTTGAAGTTGGTGACACAATTAAACTGCAAAACCCTAATGATGAGGATGAAACCATCACCTTTACAATCAGTGGTATTTATACAAAGAGTGACTCTAGCAGTAGTAGTGAAAATATGATGGGCTTTAACGCAAGTAATGACCCTGCAAACCAAATCTACACAAGCTACAAGTGCTTATCATCAATCATCACAAAGTCAGAGAAGAATGCCTCTACTTCAACAGACAGCACTACAGGTATGAAAATGAGTTCTGCTATTAGAGGTCAAGTAAACGGTACATATGTATTTAGTTCAGTTGATGACTACAACAGTTTCCAAAAAGAAGCTAAGAAAGCCGGTTTATCAAGCGACTATACAATTCAGTCACAAGACCTTACTGAATATGAGAATTCTCTAGTACCTCTGGAAAACCTAAGTTCTTTTGCAGGTTGGTTCTTACTTATCGTATTAATTATCGGTGCAATTATTCTGATTGTATTTAATATGTTTAACATTCGTAACCGTAAATATGAAATCGGTGTACTTACTGCAATAGGTATGAAGAAGTGGAAAGTTGCACTTCAATTCTTAACAGAAACATTTATTGTAACATTTGTTGCTATTATTCTTGGTGCAATAATCGGTGCTTGTACCAGTGTACCAATTACAAATGCACTACTTGAAAATCAAGTTACTTCATCACAAACTCAGCAAACTCAAGTTGAACAGAACTTTGGTCGTGGCAGTGATACACAGAACAATAATTCCAACAGTTCTGACAATAACAGTAGCCAAGACAATAAGCCAAGTGACAATGGTCAAGATAAGGGCAACCCTCCAAGTGGTGGATTTATGGGACAAGCAAGTAACTACATTAGTTCAGTTTCTTCAGCAACGGACCTAATGGTTGTATTGGAATTAATCCTACTGGGACTTGGACTGACAATTGTAAGTTCACTAACCTCTGTTATTTTTGTAATGAGGTACGAACCACTAAAAATTCTATCTCAGAGAGATTAA
- a CDS encoding peptidylprolyl isomerase, translating to MKNPIVTFEMENGKVFKAELYPEIAPNTVKNFLSLVNSGYYDGLNFHRVIYGFMIQGGCPEGTGMGGPGYSIKGEFSGNGFKNDLKHTEGVLSMARSMMPNSAGSQFFVMHKTSPHLDGQYAAFGKVIEGMDVVNEIAEVDTDFQDRPLDPQVMKKVTAETFGEEYGEPEKC from the coding sequence ATGAAAAATCCAATTGTAACTTTTGAAATGGAAAACGGTAAGGTTTTTAAAGCTGAACTATATCCTGAAATTGCACCAAATACAGTAAAGAACTTCCTAAGCCTAGTAAACAGTGGTTATTATGATGGCCTAAACTTCCACAGAGTAATCTACGGTTTTATGATTCAGGGTGGCTGTCCTGAAGGCACAGGTATGGGTGGTCCTGGTTATAGCATCAAGGGTGAATTCTCAGGAAATGGTTTTAAAAATGATTTAAAGCATACAGAGGGTGTACTTTCTATGGCTCGTTCAATGATGCCAAATTCAGCAGGTAGCCAGTTCTTTGTTATGCACAAAACAAGCCCACATCTAGACGGTCAGTATGCTGCTTTTGGCAAGGTTATTGAAGGTATGGATGTTGTAAATGAAATTGCTGAAGTTGATACAGATTTTCAGGATAGACCTTTAGACCCACAGGTTATGAAGAAAGTAACTGCTGAAACTTTCGGTGAAGAATACGGCGAACCTGAAAAGTGCTAA
- the hydG gene encoding [FeFe] hydrogenase H-cluster radical SAM maturase HydG, whose product MAEYNVKSLKAEEFINDKEILDTLDYAEKNKDNLELIDKILEKAKERKGLNHREASVLLACDNEEKIKEMYALAKQIKKDFYGNRIVMFAPLYLSNYCVNGCVYCPYHMKNKHIGRKKLTQEEVKKEVIALQDMGHKRLAIEAGEDPKNNPIEYILECINTIYSIKHKNGAIRRVNVNIAATTVENYRKLKEAGIGTYILFQETYHKKSYEQLHPTGPKHNYDYHTEAMDRAMEGGIDDVGLGVLFGLEMYKYEFAGLLMHAEHLEAVHGVGPHTISVPRIKRADDIDPDVFDNGIDDDTFAKICALIRIAVPYTGMIISTRESQKVREKVIGLGVSQISGASRTSVGGYTEEIRPHDTEQFDVSDNRTLDEVVLWLMKMGYIPSFCTACYREGRTGDRFMALCKSKQIQNCCHPNALMTLKEYLMDYASEETRKVGEELIKSELENIPKEKVKEICKDHLEKIEQGIRDFRF is encoded by the coding sequence ATGGCAGAATATAATGTAAAATCCTTAAAAGCAGAGGAATTTATCAATGACAAAGAAATCCTTGATACCCTTGATTATGCTGAGAAAAATAAGGATAACCTAGAATTAATTGATAAAATATTGGAGAAAGCTAAGGAAAGAAAAGGTCTAAACCACAGAGAGGCATCTGTACTTTTAGCTTGTGACAATGAAGAAAAAATTAAGGAAATGTATGCACTTGCAAAGCAGATAAAGAAAGATTTTTATGGCAATAGAATTGTTATGTTTGCACCACTGTATCTTTCTAACTATTGTGTAAACGGTTGTGTATATTGTCCTTATCATATGAAAAATAAGCATATAGGCAGAAAAAAGCTAACTCAAGAGGAAGTAAAGAAAGAGGTTATTGCACTTCAAGATATGGGTCATAAAAGACTTGCAATAGAAGCCGGAGAAGACCCTAAGAACAATCCTATTGAATATATACTTGAGTGTATAAACACTATTTACTCTATTAAGCATAAGAATGGTGCTATCCGTAGAGTAAATGTAAATATTGCTGCAACTACTGTTGAGAATTATAGAAAATTAAAAGAAGCCGGTATAGGTACATATATTTTGTTCCAAGAAACTTATCACAAGAAAAGTTATGAACAGTTGCATCCAACAGGCCCAAAGCATAATTATGACTACCACACAGAGGCTATGGACAGAGCAATGGAAGGTGGTATTGATGATGTAGGTCTTGGTGTACTTTTTGGACTTGAAATGTACAAGTATGAATTTGCAGGACTACTAATGCACGCTGAACACCTAGAGGCAGTTCATGGTGTAGGCCCTCATACAATTTCTGTTCCAAGAATAAAAAGAGCAGATGACATTGACCCTGATGTTTTTGACAATGGTATTGATGATGATACCTTTGCAAAAATTTGTGCATTAATCCGTATTGCAGTACCCTACACAGGTATGATTATCTCTACAAGAGAAAGTCAAAAAGTTAGAGAAAAGGTAATCGGACTGGGTGTATCACAAATTTCAGGTGCATCAAGAACTTCGGTAGGTGGCTATACAGAGGAAATCAGACCACACGATACAGAACAGTTTGATGTTTCCGATAACCGTACACTTGATGAAGTTGTATTGTGGTTAATGAAAATGGGATACATTCCATCATTCTGTACTGCTTGTTATCGTGAGGGCAGAACAGGTGACAGGTTTATGGCACTTTGTAAATCTAAGCAAATACAAAACTGTTGCCACCCTAATGCACTAATGACCTTAAAGGAATATTTAATGGACTATGCAAGTGAAGAAACAAGAAAAGTTGGGGAAGAACTGATTAAAAGTGAACTAGAGAATATTCCTAAAGAAAAGGTAAAAGAAATTTGTAAGGACCATTTGGAAAAGATTGAACAAGGTATTCGTGATTTTAGATTTTAA
- the hydF gene encoding [FeFe] hydrogenase H-cluster maturation GTPase HydF, with the protein MNTTPKSNRLHIAFFGNCNAGKSSVVNAFTNQKLSVVSNVFGTTTDPVSKSMELLPIGPVEIIDTPGFDDNSDLGKLRVEKTFQILRKTDVAILVIDITKGKNDFDRKLISLFKEKNIPYIVVYNKTDLQKLDKLSNNEIMVSATENIGINDLREKVAHFVKVEDKKIIGDKLNEGDIAILVVPIDKSAPKGRLILPQQQTIRDIIDSNCTAIVCKEDKITETINNLKKKPKVVITDSQVFKKANADTPKDIYLTSFSILMARYKGFLATAVKGAKSISDLNDGDKILIAEGCTHHRQCEDIGTVKLPKWLNNFTNKNIEIDFCSGTEFPNDLGKYKLVIHCGGCMLNEREVQSRMNMAIKQNVPFTNYGTSIAYMQGILERSLEIFPEFLEFIK; encoded by the coding sequence ATGAACACTACACCAAAGTCAAATAGACTTCATATTGCATTTTTTGGCAACTGCAATGCAGGAAAAAGTTCTGTTGTAAATGCTTTTACAAATCAAAAGCTTTCTGTTGTTTCAAATGTTTTTGGTACAACAACCGATCCGGTAAGTAAGTCAATGGAACTTTTACCAATAGGTCCTGTTGAAATTATAGATACACCGGGGTTTGACGATAACAGTGATTTAGGAAAATTAAGAGTAGAAAAGACTTTCCAAATTCTTAGGAAAACCGATGTTGCAATTCTTGTGATTGATATAACAAAAGGCAAGAATGATTTTGACAGAAAGTTGATTTCACTTTTTAAGGAAAAGAATATTCCGTATATTGTGGTATATAACAAAACGGATTTGCAAAAATTAGACAAACTATCTAATAATGAAATTATGGTTAGTGCCACAGAAAATATAGGTATTAATGATTTAAGGGAAAAGGTTGCACATTTTGTAAAAGTAGAGGATAAAAAGATTATCGGTGACAAACTAAATGAAGGTGATATTGCCATTTTAGTTGTGCCAATTGATAAGTCAGCACCAAAGGGTAGGCTTATACTTCCTCAGCAACAGACTATTAGGGATATTATTGATAGCAACTGTACTGCAATTGTGTGTAAAGAGGACAAAATAACCGAAACTATTAACAACCTTAAGAAAAAGCCAAAGGTGGTTATTACAGATAGTCAGGTATTCAAAAAGGCAAATGCTGATACACCAAAGGATATTTATTTAACTTCATTTTCAATATTAATGGCCAGGTACAAAGGCTTTTTGGCTACAGCAGTAAAAGGTGCTAAATCAATAAGTGACCTAAATGACGGTGACAAAATTCTTATTGCAGAGGGTTGTACTCACCATAGACAATGTGAAGATATAGGCACAGTTAAACTTCCAAAGTGGTTAAACAATTTCACAAATAAAAATATAGAAATTGATTTTTGCAGTGGAACAGAATTTCCAAATGATTTAGGAAAGTATAAACTTGTAATTCATTGTGGTGGTTGTATGCTAAATGAAAGGGAAGTCCAAAGCAGAATGAATATGGCAATTAAGCAAAATGTACCCTTCACAAATTACGGTACATCAATTGCCTATATGCAAGGAATACTGGAAAGAAGTCTAGAGATTTTCCCTGAATTTTTAGAGTTTATTAAGTGA
- the ymfI gene encoding elongation factor P 5-aminopentanone reductase codes for MNTVLVTGGSKGIGSAIAEEFASLGYAVAINYNKSEEKAKVLSLELMKKYKVPVGAYKADVKDRNEVANMVAKIKDELGTIVILVNNAGISTQKEFSQITNEEWKVMLSTHLDGAFNCTQEVMHDMIYRQYGKIINISSMWGVTGGSCEVHYSTAKAGIIGFTKALAKELAPSNINVNCVCPGVIKTDMLNIFSEETLEDLKNNTPLKRLGTPKDIAKAVAFFGSKDSDYLTGNILNVNGGFVI; via the coding sequence ATGAATACTGTTCTTGTAACCGGTGGTTCAAAGGGTATCGGCAGTGCTATTGCTGAAGAATTTGCATCCCTTGGTTATGCCGTTGCAATTAACTACAACAAAAGTGAAGAAAAGGCAAAGGTTCTTTCCTTAGAGTTGATGAAAAAATATAAAGTACCTGTGGGTGCATACAAAGCTGATGTTAAAGACAGAAATGAAGTTGCAAATATGGTAGCTAAAATTAAGGATGAACTTGGAACAATAGTTATCCTTGTAAACAATGCCGGTATCAGCACACAAAAGGAATTTTCACAAATCACAAATGAAGAATGGAAAGTAATGTTAAGCACTCACCTTGACGGTGCATTTAACTGCACACAAGAAGTAATGCATGATATGATTTATCGTCAATACGGCAAGATAATCAACATTAGCTCTATGTGGGGTGTTACCGGTGGTAGTTGTGAAGTTCATTACAGTACTGCAAAGGCAGGTATTATCGGCTTTACAAAAGCTTTGGCAAAGGAACTTGCACCTAGCAATATTAATGTAAATTGCGTTTGTCCCGGTGTTATCAAAACAGATATGCTGAATATTTTTAGTGAGGAAACCTTAGAAGACCTTAAAAATAATACTCCACTAAAAAGATTAGGTACTCCTAAAGATATTGCAAAAGCAGTTGCATTTTTCGGTAGTAAAGATTCCGACTACCTAACCGGCAATATTCTAAATGTTAATGGTGGGTTTGTAATTTAA